The genomic stretch TTTCGACGCAAGAGCCAAGAGCTTCGGATGCGCAATAGCTGCCAACGAAGTGGCATTGCCGCGTTTCTTTTTTTGCACCCAGCTCGAATTCCTTCTGTTCGCATTCCCAGATGATGTTGATCAGCAGATCCACGATCACGTAAACCATGTACACCCAGCCGATGATGTTCACAACCATCGCAGCTTGCGACCCCAGACCGGTAACCGCGCCATCTGCTCCGGTGGCAAATACCGCGTCGGCCGCAGCCGTCGCCCCCATCTCAACCATCGCGTCATAAGCCTGCTGCATGAGCCATTGCTGAAGTTCGCTCATCAGGGTTTCCTGTACCGCGCCCTCAAAGCCCTTCTGGAACGCAGCAGTGGCGCTATCCACAATGGTGCCCCACTGGCCCTTGATAACCGAGGAGCCAACAGACATCGCCGCTTCAGTACCCGCAGCCCAGTACCCCGGAGCAAAGAGATTTCCTGTCCTGCTCAATGCCTCGAGCGAGCTGGTCATCTTCAGTGTATTCATCGTCAGATTCACATAGTCGAAGATGGACACGCTTTCTGGGGCTTCACAGCAGTCGACGTAGCCACCCAGCGCCTTCTTGCACTCCATAGCCTCGCCTTTGAACACCTTGCAGTCATTGGCCTGGTTGATATCGGTACCATCACCACCGCAGTCCAAGTCGTGCTCAGCAAACTGAGCAACCTGAAGCATGGCCACCGCATAGGCAAAATCGCCGCTTTTCGTGTTCGACGAGTCGAAACACTCACTGCCCATACAGCGCGCCCCACCAGGGCATTCGATTTGTGCCCCAGTGTTCACGATGGTTTCGTAGCTGGTGTCATAACCGCAGTCCCAGACCTCCTCGAAGGCATAGCACGAGCCTGTCTCGCCTTTTGCGCCATCAATACAGCCTTGAGAGATAAAACCACAGCTGGGATTCTGCTCGTATTGGGTGCAGGTATTCAGGTTACCGCCATCATTTGAGGGGCACCGCTGCACACCCTGGGCGTCCGTGTAGCAATCCATATTCCCCTTGTAGTAGGAGCACTCGGCGCTTACCTGGGCCTTCTTGCAAAGAGGATCAATGCTCGGGTGCGGGGATGGTGGCATGTCAGAACGGCAGATCTGAACGCCATTGGTTTCGGTACACCCGTTAGCATCAACTGCCGGCATAGAGGTGCACGACATCTGTGCGTTGGTGCAGAACCCATCCTTGATCATGTCGAACATTGGCAGGCGCTCTTCTGGGCCCCAGCCTTTATCAACGAACGCCTTTGCCGGGTCATAGATGATCTTGATGCGGGCGTAACCCTCACCACCACCGGTAACCGAGGTGCGGGTTTTGAACGTGATCACGTCATCATCGCTGCCGAACTTGTCAGTGATCACCTTGTTCGGAGCTACGTTCCAGCTTGTTCCGCGTTCGCAGCTTCCAGCTGTTTCCGGCGGGAAGACACCAGGTGTGTGCGTCCAAAGCATTTCGTCATTGAAAAGGATTTGGAAATAATCGTCGAAAACAGCTCTGTCGACGGTAGCTGAAATAATGGCGTCCTTGGCTATCACGCGGAATCGGGTGTACTCCTCATAGATTTTGCAGTTCCCGCTCCAGTAGTTGTCTCCTACCGTGCCGACCCAGATGTACAAGCAACCTGGTCCGCACGACTGAAAGTTTGGCTGCCCGGAAACGTATTCGATTACACCTACCTTGTAGTCATGCAGGAACTCAACGTTTCCGCCTTGATCCACGACGCGCTCACATGTTTTGTAATTGGCAACATGGGCGTTTTTCGTCACGTTCTCAAAAACTTCGGTAGAGGTGCAGTCCGCGAAGTTCTGCTTAAACCCATCCATGAAGTCAGGGGAACGAACTTGATCAGCCTGATTGAGCATAGGGTCGTTGGAGAGATCTACCGACATGCGGTTGCCGCTGTCGATCAGGGTTCGGTATGCCTCTCCCTCAGAGGACGATTCCGATTGGAGGCGGGTATTTGCTCGCAACCCGAGATCGATCGTCTTCACATCGTCGCCGTAGACGTTCTCGAGCGAGGCAGTGTCTCCAGTTTCAGGAAAAGATCCTGAAGCGTGACGGAGGCGTCCCCACCATCGAATACCTGAAGTGCCTGCTGGCCTACCGATTGACCGGCCGCAGATCCTGCTGTCACAGCGTCGGCCCAGGCTGTGAAGGTCATGCTGTTGAGATACAGGCCGATCACGGTCACGTTGACCAGCCGTCTCAGCGTTGTTTTGAGTGGTTGTCGCATCGATCGCATGTCCAAAAATGGGGATGCTTCGATGCTAGGGGAAGGGTGAGAAATGATGGCGCGGTTTCAGGCAACAAAATCGCCTGAAAAAGCAAAGCCCCGGCTGGTGGGGTCACCGGCCGGGGCTCGCTGTGTTTTTGATCATGCCTCAGGCACTACTAAGACCTGGCCATCACTCGGGATCAAGCGATGAATCACCGCCCATGATTTAACGAACCGGGTATCCGGATCGGAGGACGAAACAGTTCTGGCGATCTGCTCGGGGACTTTGAACACCCGTCCAGACTCGACCATCAGTTCTTTGAGTTCTTGGCAGAATAGTGCGTTTGCTGCGGTCATGTTCAACTCTCAGGTGTGGGTGATCCCCAGAGCCCTTCACACGGAAGGGCTCTGGTGGATCACCCACGGAGGGTGACCACGCAGCGGTCTAGCCGAAGCTAGACTTGAATCCGTTCACTGGGCCAACCCCTGAGGGAAGGCTCAGTGGGCCTTGATGTTCGTGCCGTGCTTCTTGTCGAGACGGTCAGCGACCACATAACCGATCACGCCGGTTAGGGCCAAAGCACCGACAACGCCTACGATTGCGTAAACAAGCATCTGCATCGAGTCCATTTCATTCTCCTTTCGGATTGCTCATCGCTGTAATCAAGGATACCACCAAATCGGCGATCATCATTACCACGCCAAGCACCAGACAGAACGATACGACAAGCGGATGCGTTCCTGGTGTAACGATGGAAACAAAAGCGGCTGCCAACAAGCTACAGCCAACGCCCATAAGTGAAGCCTTAATCCAGTCGAATAGTATTTTCTTGTACATCTTTTTTACTCCTCAAAAAGACGAGGAGTCCCAACGGGATTCCCCGTCAGGGTTTAATTATTTCCAACTCCGAGCCGTTCGGCTGAGTTAGAAGAACAACAATAAAGCCATTTGCCTGCGAATAAATCGCATAGGCAAAGTTCGATTTTTCTGCCAACGATGATGCGCTGCGAACAGCGTCAATTGCGTTTACATGAAACATCGGGACGACCTCTTACGAAGCAAAGACTTCCAGTAAAACCGAAAGCTTTTTGCCAAGAGCCTTATTGAATCAAAGCGCGTGACGTGCCTTGATCATTTCTGCGGTGTGAGACTGCTGAGCAGTTTCAACGCCTGCATCGAACGCCTTGAAGCCAAGTTGAATGCCACCAACAACAAGAGCGGTAAGGACGATGAGAGTTTTCATGGTGTTCTCCGTTAGCAAAAGATGCAGACGGAGAACCACCCTGGCGGGAAGTAATCTCCCCGCTGCGGGTTTTTTATGCACGCAGAAAAACCAATATCCAGTTGCCTGGATGTCGATAATTTGAGTGCTATTTTTAAGCCGGTTTGAAAGCGTGGCTCTGCTTTTTGTGACTCATCACATACATGATGAGAACACTGCCTGAACGCATACACGTTTCAGGCCTTGGCGGACATGCTCATGCATGGCGCTAAGTTCTAAGCACAGAGGGCTCTGTGCTGGAGGGGTTCTTGAGAGCTCGACCTGAGGCCCGCTCTATGCCTGCGATGATACCAAACCGATGCCCTTTAACAAGATGGCGAACCAAAAAAAGGGTGACCCGAAGGCCACCCTTTCACACTCATAGCCCATTAGGTGAGAACACCTTGTGGCCGCATTTATTCCGGAAACGGTCAACAACCATCTCCATTGGCTCCTCCAGCTTTATCGGCTGGAAAAACCTTCTCCCCGCGAGTGCTTCAGGAGGATGACGCCCCCTGATGACAGCTCCCATAGGTGAACCTTTGTGCCCCCTTTGGTTACCCAAGCCTTACGGCTTATCGAGGCCTGGCCTTGCAAACGAGCAGCTTCGAGGATCGCGTTCATCGACTTCTCCATACATCCATGCAGGGAGAAGCCCCGCGGGGATTTCTCCCCCTTGGGTTGTGTTTTTTAGAGTCCTGAATATCTGCTTTCGAGCTTCAATTTTTCTGGCGAAACCGGGAACCAGTAGCAATCCCAATCCAGAAAAACGAATGCATCAGGGCGAAACTCAGGATCGATCTCCCGGACGAATCCAAGGATTTTCTTTCCCTGGATTTCGACTCCGTATCCATTTGTCACCGTCACGGTATCGCCAAGGATGAAGTCGCATGGAACAGGCGCGGCTTTTGCCATCTTTTCTTCAACAAACCGGTGCATTTTCATCTCCATTTTCATGGAGAACCCCGCCGGGGTTCCCCGGTAGGGTTATTTGCAGATTGCGTTGGCCAGCTCTTCAGCGTGCAGCAGAGCGTACGCTCTTCGCTCCTGGCTCATGTATGGCCAGCAAGAGCCAACTGCGTCCGAATAGCTCCCGAAGGCATCAATCCAGTCCCAGTAAATGTTCTTGCTGTCCACACGTCGCATTTGGTCAGCAGCCGGACGAACAAGGCTGAAAACCTTGTACAGCTCGCCACGCTCAACCGCCTGCTTTACAACCTGAAGCTCGCCTTCCGTCATAGCCTTGCGGCAAACCTTCTCGACGAGAACGCCGGCAGCGCGTTTCAGCAGCCTTTCAACTAGCTTGACCACCTGATCGTTACGAGTAACGAACGTCCTGGCTTCGCCGGCCTGGGCATCCTTATAAGCATTCATCTGATTCTCCATTTCTACGAAACGCAGAAGGGAGAAAGCCCGTAGGGGGCTTTCCCCCTATCGGGCTTCTATTTACTAACCAGTTCTTTGGCTGCGATTTTCAATGTGGTAGCGCGAACATCTTCGAAGTCGCACATCATTGCTTCACAACAGACTCGGAAGCTAAACGGATGAACTTCGTCCGAAAGTACCCAATCCATTGCTTCGCGCCAATTCTGCTCACTGAGCTGAGGATGAATGATCTGCCTCAGAGTGATTTTCAGCAGGTATTCCCGCATCCACTCAACGTAATCATCGGTGATTTCGTCTCGTGTCCGCAGGGCTTCCAACTCAGCGTCTGACATTTCCAGAATGTCGAGAAATCCAAGTTGAAAGACTCGCGCATGGCTTGCCTTTTCTCCGTGGTCTCCGCTCAAACGAGCGGCGCTGAATAATTACTTGTTCCCCAAACAGATCCAGCAAGGGCAACGCAGTCGCAGTATTTTCCATTTCAGACCTCCTCAAACCGACAGAGGCCTCCCACTAGGGAAAGCCCCTAGTGGGTTGAATGGTTATTTGTCAGGCAGCTAATGCTTCGCGAACAAGCTCAAAGAGCGAGTTCTTGAGATTCGCAACCTCCCCAACAGCACGGTATTGGCTGAACAATGCTTTCAGGATGTGCTCATTGGCACTTCCGAAACCAAGTCCAATCACTTCGATGCCGCTGACCTCACACCGCTGAATAAACTCTTTCGCTGCATGAGTAGTACCTGCGTTCGGTTCCCCATCCGTTATGACGAAAGAATCTTCTTCTCGCCCTTCGCACGAAGAACTTCAACAGCAGCCGGCCACAGTGCTTGCGCAAGAGGCGTACCGCCCTCCGACATCACACCAAAGCCACCTTCGCTTACCGCCCTGATCAATCGCTCTTTCGGGCTCTTGATCAGTGCGCAGCGCTCAACGCCATCGTTTGCCTTGTTGGGAAACGACATCGCGCCGGTTGTCACCAGCGGAAGTCCCTCCAGCGCGCTTAGCACCGCATAGACTGCGGCTTCGGCCTGATCCATCGCAGACTTCATACTCCCCGACTTGTCGAGAAGAATCTGGATTGATGCAGACTGACGCTCTGCTCGAGACTTACTTCTAAACACCCGCGTTTCGCCGCCTTTCATCATGGCGATACGGCCAGTGTCGATCCTCTTGCCCTGCCGCTTCAGCCGAACACGGCAATCAACCTGCGCCTGTAACAGCCCATTAAGGCACTGTCGTAGACCGGCAGATTGCTCGATGCCCAATTGCACACGGCGGACGCTCGCTTGATCGGATCGGTTCCTCCCCCTCCCATCCAGAGAGAATGGTCGGAGCGGATTACCGTCGCGCACTGCCTTACGGCCTAGCAACTCACCCGCCTTGTCGCCAACTTCCGAGATCAACCCTTTCAGGTCGGCTTCGGTTGCATCCTTGGCCTGCTCGCGCAGGTTGCTGGCTTCTGGGAAGGTTTGCCGCTGCCATTGCTGGACTGCGAGGTTTCTTGGCCATCGTCGCCGGCATTGCTGCCGCTACTTGGTTGGGATTGGTCTTGCGGCTCGGAGCCGGACTGGCCTCCATCAGATGTTTCCTGCTTGGATTCGGGTTGCCCCTCCTCTTTGCCTTCATCACCTGCACCCGCACCACCGTCTTGCTTCTGCTCCTGCTGCTGATCGCCTCCACCCGACTCTTGCGAGTCCTGAGGAGCACCCTCCGAGCCTTGCTCGGGCTGCGGTTGCTCATCTTCCTGCTCATCCTCTTGCGAAGGCAGCAGGTCGATAATCGCGTCCACCAGAGCGAGAACATCTGTTGTGCTCTCGCACGTCAGGGTGTTCTTCACCAGGGTCAGGATCTGATCCGTAAGGTCAGCCCCAAGAAGGGTCTCCATACGGGCCAGGTAGGCTTTTGCTGGAACCTCAAGCTGCGGTTCCTGGAGTAGCCAGTAACCGCCGTAGAGAATTCCGTTGTGAATCACATGGAGCGCCGGGCAGTCATCCACCTGCTCAGGCCGAAACGGCTCAAGCAGAACCTTGCGGTTCAGGTAGCGGATGTCCGACTCAGTACCTGGGTACTGATCCATGCTCAATCGTTCAATGCGGATGTCCTCAAGAATGTTCAGCAGATTCTTGCGGAAGGGTGTCGGGCATGAGTCGCGAAAGCAGCCCATGTCTGTGTTGCGGACATGGGAGCATTCATGTGCGATGTACCCGAAGGACAGCGGCAGATCGTCCTCGGTGAAGGGGACAAATACGTTTTTTCCATCTGTCTTAGCCTGGATACCCTCAACGTGCACTTTGACGCCAGTTAGCTCGGCAAGGTGCTGTCCATAGATCGGCAGAGTGCCGACCAGGGATTGATTGCTCATCGTTTATCTCCTTTCTCGCCACCGCGAAGGAGTAACCCCGCGAGGAGGGCTACTCCCACGCGGGGTTTGTTTGTGATGTCAGAACCAGAAGGTGCCGAAGGGCATATCGGGTTCGGACGGATTGATTACGAGGGGTTCTTCAGACTGCTCCACTGGAACGGATTCAGCTGGTTCAACAACCTCGGGTGTTGCTGGTACTTCGTTGATGCTGTCGTGACAACTCGGAGTAGCTACGCTTGCGCTCAGCTCTTCCTCGACCATCGTTACGGCATCCGCGGGTACTTCAGCATCAGGTACAGCAACAACAGCGACAGTCTCGGCCGGGGCCTCGATCTCAACTGCTGTAGGAGCCTCTGTTTCAACACCGGCCGGGGCCTCGGTTTCAACTGAAGGCAATGCTGGAACGAAGGCCATCGATGCATCTTCATGACCGTTGGCAATGTTCAGGTTTTTGATCAGCCGCTTGATCGAGTCCTCATCAGAAAGGGCCGACACAAGGGCTACAACGCTGTTGTACTGAGAGCCATTAACCACCCCGGACTTGGGGAGAGCCGCAAGGACTTCCTCAATGTGTTCGGTTAGGGCTTTGACCTCACTGGACAGGAACATCAGGCCGCGAAGCTTGGCGTTGATCTTCCGAACAGTGTTCAGCGTCGTTTGTGTGACATGGCCACGAGTGGCCAAGCCTGTTTCAAGCAAGCGCTCGGCTGTATCTGCCGTCTCAGCGTACAGCTGATCTGACAAACCACGGACCTGCGTACCCAGCGTGTTAGAGAGGTGCTTGTCGCCATCAGGGGAAACACGGCATGCCGCGTACCCAAAATGCATCCCTGCATCTACCTGCGCCTTCGGTGTCACCGAGGTGCGGATAGCATCACGCCATTCTTGCTTCTCCCAGCCCTTGTCGATCCACTCAGTGATCCAGCGTTCGTAGTTAGGGAGAAAGTTGTTTTTCAAGTCGTAGAATTGCGATTTGAGCGCTTCCAGTCGGTCAACAACCTCCTGGATCTTGTCCTGGGAAACTGCATAGCCACCGAGGAACCGCACACCACACTCTTCCACCACCTTTGTAGCCTGCCGCTTGATCTTCTCAAACGGTTTCAGCTTCTCCGGGTCGATTACACGCATCGAGCCGAGTGAAGCCAAAATAGCAGGAGGAATCTTCCCCTCCAGCATTTCAGGTTTAAGCTTTTTCCGAGCAGTCCACAGATGGATACCGGAAAGATCGACCAGCAGTAGTTGGTCTAGGATTTTGATCTCATTCTGTTGAATGGACATTTCACGATTCTCCTTTCTCACATGCATGAAAAGGGGGAATCGCGCCCGGTGGGGGAGATTCCCCCTTAGGGTTTTTACACAGCAACTTTCCAATCGCCACCAAAGACACTCTGGGCGATCTTACGAATTGCTGTCTTCTGAACTAAATCGCAGCGATTGAGCAGCGATTCATCCAGCGAAAGTTGAAGCGGATTAGCTGCGCCCTGGTGAGTGTATCCACAAGAGATACGCCCCCAGCGAAGCAATGTCCGAGTGGACATCGTGACGCTTAGGTAATTACCACCTAACCCTTGATGTT from Pseudomonas poae encodes the following:
- a CDS encoding DUF3150 domain-containing protein, translated to MSIQQNEIKILDQLLLVDLSGIHLWTARKKLKPEMLEGKIPPAILASLGSMRVIDPEKLKPFEKIKRQATKVVEECGVRFLGGYAVSQDKIQEVVDRLEALKSQFYDLKNNFLPNYERWITEWIDKGWEKQEWRDAIRTSVTPKAQVDAGMHFGYAACRVSPDGDKHLSNTLGTQVRGLSDQLYAETADTAERLLETGLATRGHVTQTTLNTVRKINAKLRGLMFLSSEVKALTEHIEEVLAALPKSGVVNGSQYNSVVALVSALSDEDSIKRLIKNLNIANGHEDASMAFVPALPSVETEAPAGVETEAPTAVEIEAPAETVAVVAVPDAEVPADAVTMVEEELSASVATPSCHDSINEVPATPEVVEPAESVPVEQSEEPLVINPSEPDMPFGTFWF